From the genome of Streptomyces sp. NBC_00659, one region includes:
- a CDS encoding SCP2 sterol-binding domain-containing protein, with the protein MATTEECRTALDKLSDNMAGADGDVRAAAALDRSLSCRITDLDITFVGRLRGGRIEVLDTLQGPPPERAQIRLTMNGDDLVSMVNGELNFAKAWGSGRVKLEAGLRDLFRLRTLL; encoded by the coding sequence ATGGCGACGACAGAGGAGTGCCGCACCGCACTCGACAAGCTTTCGGACAACATGGCGGGCGCCGACGGGGACGTACGCGCCGCGGCGGCCCTGGACCGCTCGCTGAGCTGCCGTATCACCGACCTGGACATCACCTTCGTCGGCCGTCTCAGGGGCGGCCGGATCGAGGTGCTCGACACGCTCCAGGGCCCGCCTCCCGAGCGGGCCCAGATCCGGCTGACCATGAACGGCGACGACCTGGTGTCGATGGTGAACGGCGAGCTGAACTTCGCCAAGGCTTGGGGCTCGGGCCGGGTGAAGCTGGAGGCGGGCCTGCGCGACCTGTTCCGGCTCAGGACCCTTCTTTAA
- a CDS encoding ABC transporter ATP-binding protein: MREAKNAARANDQAHENTPRSTVNRLSADNVTLGYDQRVIAEKLSVEIPDNSFTVIVGPNACGKSTLLRALSRMLKPSAGRVLLDGQAIQSMPAKKVARTLGLLPQSSIAPDGITVGDLVGRGRYPHQGLLRQWSAEDERVVQESMASTGVAELADRYVDELSGGQRQRVWIAMALAQQTPLLLLDEPTTYLDIQHQIDVLDLCAELHETRGRTLVAVLHDLNHAARYATHLIALRGGEVIAEGAPNDIVTAELVEEVFGLRCQIIDDPETGTPLVVPAARKARVPAAASVKEGS, translated from the coding sequence GTGCGGGAAGCGAAGAACGCGGCGCGGGCGAACGACCAGGCGCACGAGAACACCCCAAGGAGCACTGTGAACCGCCTGTCCGCCGACAACGTCACCCTCGGCTACGACCAGCGCGTCATCGCGGAGAAGCTGTCGGTGGAGATTCCCGACAACTCCTTCACCGTGATCGTCGGCCCGAACGCCTGCGGCAAGTCCACGCTGCTGCGTGCCCTCTCGCGCATGCTGAAGCCCTCGGCCGGGCGGGTGCTGCTCGACGGACAGGCGATCCAGTCGATGCCCGCGAAGAAGGTGGCGCGCACCCTCGGGCTGCTGCCGCAGTCGTCGATCGCACCGGACGGGATCACGGTCGGCGACCTCGTCGGCCGGGGGCGCTACCCCCACCAGGGCCTGCTGCGCCAATGGTCCGCGGAGGACGAGCGCGTGGTGCAGGAGTCGATGGCCTCGACCGGGGTCGCCGAGCTCGCCGACCGCTACGTCGACGAATTGTCGGGCGGCCAGCGTCAGCGCGTGTGGATCGCGATGGCGCTCGCGCAGCAGACCCCGCTGCTCCTGCTGGACGAGCCGACGACCTATCTCGACATCCAGCACCAGATCGACGTCCTCGACCTGTGCGCCGAGCTCCACGAGACCCGGGGCCGCACCCTGGTCGCCGTGCTGCACGACCTCAACCACGCGGCCCGGTACGCCACCCACCTGATCGCCCTGCGCGGAGGCGAGGTCATCGCCGAGGGCGCCCCGAACGACATCGTCACGGCCGAGCTGGTCGAGGAGGTCTTCGGGCTGCGCTGCCAGATCATCGACGACCCCGAGACCGGGACACCGCTCGTGGTGCCCGCGGCTCGCAAGGCCAGGGTCCCCGCCGCCGCGTCCGTTAAAGAAGGGTCCTGA
- a CDS encoding FecCD family ABC transporter permease encodes MRTARDRRVPALPGRRVRAVRTGGGLSVRLDVRTFLVVVLLLVAAAAASVVLIGTGDFPIPAGDVLKTLAGDGSPSQEFIVNDLRLPRVLVGLLVGASLGLAGALFQSVSRNPLGSPDVLGLGQGSTAGALIVIVLYSGSATEVALGALVGGLLTGFAIYLLAWKQGVHGYRLVLVGIGVSAIVTAVNGYLLTKADLVDAARAVVWMTGSLNGRDWAQVWPLLILCAVLVPLVLGNARGLRMMEMGDDVSYALGVSVERTRLLLMVAAVLLTAGATAAAGPVGFVALTAPQLARRLTRSPGPNLMPSMCMGATLLIVADWASQRAFGADQLPVGVVTGVLGGVYLLWLLVTERKAGRI; translated from the coding sequence ATCCGAACCGCACGCGACCGGCGCGTCCCGGCACTTCCCGGTCGCCGTGTCCGTGCCGTCCGCACCGGCGGTGGACTGTCCGTCCGCCTCGACGTCCGCACGTTCCTGGTGGTCGTCCTGCTGCTGGTTGCGGCGGCCGCGGCGAGCGTGGTCCTCATCGGCACCGGCGACTTCCCGATCCCGGCCGGCGACGTGCTCAAGACCCTGGCCGGCGACGGCAGCCCCAGCCAGGAGTTCATCGTCAACGACCTGCGGCTGCCGCGCGTTCTCGTCGGGCTGCTGGTGGGGGCCTCGCTCGGGCTGGCCGGAGCGCTCTTCCAGTCCGTCTCCCGCAATCCGCTGGGCAGCCCCGACGTGCTCGGGCTCGGACAGGGTTCCACCGCCGGCGCGCTCATCGTGATCGTGCTGTACTCGGGCAGCGCGACCGAGGTCGCCCTCGGAGCGCTCGTCGGCGGACTCCTGACCGGATTCGCCATCTACCTGCTCGCGTGGAAGCAGGGCGTGCACGGCTACCGCCTGGTCCTCGTCGGCATCGGCGTCTCCGCGATCGTCACGGCGGTCAACGGCTACCTCCTCACCAAGGCCGACCTCGTCGACGCGGCCCGCGCCGTCGTCTGGATGACCGGCTCCCTCAACGGCCGGGACTGGGCCCAGGTCTGGCCGCTGCTCATCCTGTGCGCCGTCCTCGTCCCCCTCGTCCTCGGCAACGCGCGCGGGCTGCGGATGATGGAGATGGGCGACGACGTGTCGTACGCCCTCGGAGTGAGCGTCGAGCGGACGCGGCTGCTGCTGATGGTGGCCGCCGTGCTGCTCACCGCGGGTGCCACCGCCGCCGCGGGCCCCGTCGGTTTCGTGGCGCTCACCGCGCCGCAGCTCGCCCGGCGGCTCACCCGGTCGCCCGGACCGAACCTCATGCCGTCGATGTGCATGGGCGCGACCCTGCTCATCGTCGCGGACTGGGCCTCGCAGCGCGCCTTCGGCGCCGATCAGCTGCCGGTCGGCGTCGTGACCGGCGTCCTCGGCGGTGTCTACCTGCTGTGGCTGCTGGTCACCGAGCGCAAGGCGGGCCGGATATGA
- a CDS encoding FecCD family ABC transporter permease has translation MLVDSPPEQRAETAPAPPTRRAIRAFGLLVSVGVLLLVALASIAIGAKALPLDQVWHGLFHDSGTYADVVVGDRISRTVLGLLVGAALGLSGAVLQALTRNPLADPGLLGINAGASAAVVTAITYFGVTSLSGYVWFAFLGAAAVGALVWFLGGSRGATPIRLALAGTAISAALYGYLQAVMLMDDAALGKMRFWTVGSLASATDSTIEQVAPFLAVGTLVALALARPLNAVSMGDDTARALGANLNRTRALSMAAATVLCGAATAACGPIVFVGLMVPHAVRSFTGPDLRWILPYATVLSPVLLLGADVLGRMVARPAELQVGIVTAVLGGPVFIFLVRRRRTAQL, from the coding sequence GTGTTGGTCGACAGTCCTCCTGAACAGCGCGCGGAAACCGCCCCCGCGCCCCCAACCCGCCGGGCGATACGGGCCTTCGGGCTCCTCGTCTCCGTGGGCGTCCTGCTGCTGGTCGCGCTGGCGAGTATCGCGATCGGCGCGAAGGCGCTGCCGCTGGACCAGGTGTGGCACGGCCTGTTCCACGACTCGGGGACGTACGCCGATGTCGTGGTCGGCGACCGGATCTCGCGCACCGTGCTCGGGCTGCTGGTCGGCGCCGCGCTCGGGCTGTCCGGTGCCGTCCTCCAGGCGCTCACCCGCAATCCGCTGGCCGACCCCGGTCTGCTCGGGATCAACGCGGGCGCGTCCGCCGCCGTCGTCACCGCGATCACCTATTTCGGCGTCACCTCGCTGAGCGGCTACGTCTGGTTCGCCTTCCTCGGCGCGGCCGCGGTCGGAGCGCTGGTCTGGTTCCTGGGCGGAAGCCGGGGTGCGACGCCGATACGGCTCGCGCTCGCCGGAACCGCGATCAGCGCCGCGCTGTACGGCTATCTCCAGGCCGTGATGCTCATGGACGACGCGGCGCTCGGCAAGATGCGCTTCTGGACCGTAGGTTCGCTCGCCTCGGCGACCGACTCGACGATCGAGCAGGTAGCCCCCTTCCTCGCCGTCGGCACGCTCGTCGCGCTGGCTCTGGCCCGGCCGTTGAACGCGGTGTCCATGGGCGACGACACGGCCCGGGCGCTCGGCGCCAACCTGAACCGCACCCGGGCGCTGTCGATGGCCGCCGCGACCGTGCTCTGCGGGGCCGCGACCGCCGCCTGCGGACCGATCGTGTTCGTCGGGCTCATGGTCCCGCACGCCGTCCGCTCCTTCACCGGGCCCGACCTGCGCTGGATCCTGCCGTACGCCACCGTCCTGTCGCCCGTGCTGCTGCTCGGCGCCGATGTCCTGGGGCGGATGGTCGCCCGGCCGGCGGAGCTCCAGGTCGGCATCGTCACCGCGGTGCTGGGCGGTCCGGTCTTCATCTTTCTCGTACGGCGACGGAGGACGGCGCAGCTGTGA
- a CDS encoding HAD hydrolase-like protein — translation MSQTVRTRPEGSGQALSEAYDTALLDLDGVVYAGGDAIAHAVDSLATARAGGMHLAYVTNNALRTPDAVAGHLTELGIPTVASDVITSAQAVARLISEQVPTGARVLVIGGEGLRVALRERGLEPVDSAEDEPVAVVQGYGGPDLTWSRFAEACYAIARGVPWFASNTDLTIPGARGIAPGNGAAVEVVRIATGAEPQVAGKPLPPMHRETILRTGAERPLVVGDRLDTDIEGAFNGEVDSLLVLTGVTDGAQLLAAPPQHRPTYVDADLRGMLTGQPEVVEAGDGFRCGGWTATAGGQELELTGEGEALDGLRALCAAAWTAAGESACELDGGKALARLGL, via the coding sequence ATGAGCCAGACCGTCAGGACGCGGCCCGAGGGCAGTGGGCAGGCCCTGAGCGAGGCGTACGACACGGCGCTGCTGGACCTGGACGGGGTGGTGTACGCGGGCGGTGACGCCATCGCCCACGCCGTCGATTCGCTGGCGACGGCGCGCGCGGGCGGCATGCACCTCGCGTACGTCACCAACAACGCGCTGCGCACCCCCGACGCGGTCGCCGGGCACCTTACGGAGCTGGGCATACCGACGGTGGCCTCGGACGTCATCACCTCGGCGCAGGCCGTGGCCCGGCTCATCAGCGAGCAGGTGCCGACGGGGGCGCGGGTGCTCGTCATCGGCGGCGAGGGGCTGCGGGTCGCCCTTCGCGAGCGCGGGCTGGAGCCGGTCGACTCGGCGGAGGACGAGCCCGTAGCGGTCGTCCAGGGGTACGGCGGTCCCGATCTGACCTGGTCCCGCTTCGCGGAGGCGTGCTACGCCATCGCGCGCGGGGTTCCGTGGTTCGCCTCCAACACCGATCTGACGATTCCGGGCGCGCGCGGGATCGCGCCCGGGAACGGCGCGGCGGTGGAGGTCGTCCGCATCGCCACGGGTGCCGAGCCGCAGGTGGCGGGCAAGCCGCTGCCCCCGATGCACCGCGAGACGATTCTGCGGACCGGGGCCGAGCGGCCGCTGGTGGTCGGGGACCGGCTGGACACGGACATCGAGGGCGCGTTCAACGGCGAGGTGGACTCGCTGCTCGTCCTCACCGGTGTGACGGACGGGGCACAGCTCCTCGCCGCGCCTCCGCAGCACCGGCCGACGTATGTCGACGCCGATCTGCGCGGGATGCTCACCGGGCAGCCCGAGGTCGTCGAGGCGGGCGACGGGTTCCGCTGCGGCGGCTGGACGGCGACGGCGGGCGGCCAGGAACTCGAGCTGACGGGCGAGGGCGAGGCCCTCGACGGACTGCGGGCCCTGTGCGCGGCGGCGTGGACGGCCGCGGGTGAGAGCGCGTGCGAGCTGGACGGGGGGAAGGCGCTGGCTCGGCTGGGCCTCTAG
- a CDS encoding DUF1015 domain-containing protein, which produces MNYAGPEEETPAGSGLELTPFRGLRYDPDRVGSLAAVTSPPYDVIVRPDGLLELESADPYNIVRLILPQDGTPAARNRQAAETLRRWLSEGVLAADPEPGLYVYEQRDGALLQRGVIGNLRLSDPADGVVLPHEDVMPHVIADRAALMRATSANLEPLLLTYRGNGSGYGTAAVIERTAALPPLLSTTTEDGISHRLWAVTDPAELSEIRTDLGRHQALIADGHHRWATYLRLRAEHPSPSPWDYGLVLLVDTARYPLRVRAIHRLLHGLPVAEALAALGDSFRVRHLDVPLAEALEALSSAASAGNAFLLAGDGSFHLVDRPSPDLLARTIPAEHPEAWRSLDATVLHATLLDHVWGIPEDSPAHIAYIHDTTATVEKAERDGGTAVLMHPVHEDVVRDLARQGVTMPRKSTSFGPKPASGLVLRALAP; this is translated from the coding sequence ATGAACTATGCAGGTCCCGAGGAGGAAACACCGGCAGGGAGCGGCCTCGAACTCACCCCGTTCCGAGGCCTGCGCTACGACCCCGACCGGGTCGGCAGCCTGGCCGCCGTGACGTCCCCGCCGTACGACGTGATCGTCCGGCCCGACGGACTGCTCGAACTCGAGTCGGCCGACCCGTACAACATCGTCCGGCTGATCCTGCCGCAGGACGGCACCCCCGCCGCCCGCAACCGGCAGGCCGCCGAAACGCTGCGCCGCTGGCTGTCGGAAGGCGTCCTGGCGGCCGATCCCGAGCCGGGCCTGTACGTGTACGAGCAGCGCGACGGGGCCCTGCTGCAACGGGGCGTGATCGGCAATCTGCGCCTGTCCGATCCGGCCGACGGTGTCGTGCTCCCGCACGAGGACGTGATGCCCCACGTCATCGCGGACCGCGCGGCCCTGATGCGCGCCACGTCCGCCAACCTCGAACCCCTGCTGCTGACCTATCGCGGCAACGGTTCCGGATACGGCACCGCCGCCGTCATCGAACGCACCGCGGCCCTGCCGCCGCTGCTGTCCACCACCACGGAGGACGGCATCAGCCATCGTCTGTGGGCGGTCACGGACCCGGCGGAGCTCTCGGAGATCCGCACGGACCTCGGCCGGCACCAGGCCCTGATCGCCGACGGCCACCACCGCTGGGCCACGTACCTTCGTCTACGCGCGGAGCATCCTTCCCCGAGCCCCTGGGACTACGGTCTGGTCCTCCTGGTGGACACCGCCCGTTACCCACTGCGCGTCCGGGCCATCCACCGCCTGCTGCACGGCCTGCCGGTCGCCGAGGCGCTGGCCGCCCTCGGTGACTCCTTCCGCGTACGCCACCTCGACGTGCCCCTCGCCGAGGCTCTGGAGGCCCTTTCCTCGGCTGCCTCCGCGGGGAACGCGTTCCTCCTCGCCGGCGACGGCTCCTTCCACCTCGTCGACCGCCCGTCGCCGGACCTCCTGGCCCGTACGATCCCGGCCGAGCACCCGGAGGCCTGGCGCTCACTGGACGCCACGGTCCTGCACGCCACGCTCCTGGACCATGTGTGGGGCATCCCGGAGGACTCTCCCGCACACATCGCGTACATCCACGACACGACCGCCACCGTCGAGAAGGCGGAACGCGACGGAGGCACGGCCGTCCTGATGCACCCGGTGCACGAGGACGTCGTACGCGATCTGGCGCGCCAGGGGGTCACGATGCCGCGCAAGTCGACCTCCTTCGGGCCGAAGCCGGCGTCCGGGCTGGTTCTGCGGGCGCTCGCTCCCTGA